In the genome of Gadus morhua chromosome 14, gadMor3.0, whole genome shotgun sequence, one region contains:
- the nudt21 gene encoding cleavage and polyadenylation specificity factor subunit 5, with product MSIVPPSRSSAGWPRGGSVQFGNKYMSGPAKALSLERTINLYPLTNYTFGTKEPLYEKDSSVAARFQRMREEFDKMGMRRTVEGVLIVHEHRLPHVLLLQLGTTFFKLPGGELSPGEDEVDGLKRLMTEILGRQDGVKQDWVIDDCIGNWWRPNFEPPQYPYIPAHTTKPKEHKKLFVVQLQEKALFAVPKNYKLVAAPLFELYDNAPGYGPIISSLPQLLSRFNFIYN from the exons atgtCCATCGTGCCCCCGAGCCGCTCCAGCGCCGGCTGGCCGCGCGGCGGCTCCGTTCAGTTCGGGAACAAATACATGAGCGGGCCCGCCAAGGCGCTGAGCCTGGAGAGGACGATCAACCT ATACCCGCTTACCAACTACACATTCGGCACCAAAGAGCCTCTGTACGAGAAGGACAGCTCGGTGGCCGCCCGCTTCcagaggatgagggaggagtTCGACAAGATGGGGATGAGAAGGACGGTGGAGGGGGTCCTCATCGTCCACGAGCACCGGCTCCCCCACGTGTTACTGCTCCAGCTGGGGACCACCTTCTTCAAGCT gcccggaGGAGAGCTGAGCCCCGGGGAGGACGAGGTGGACGGTCTGAAGCGGCTCATGACGGAG ATCCTCGGGCGTCAGGACGGAGTGAAGCAGGACTGGGTGATCGACGACTGCATCGGGAACTGGTGGCGCCCCAACTTTGAGCCCCCGCAG TATCCGTACATTCCGGCTCACACAACCAAACCCAAGGAGCACAAGAAGCTGTTTGTGGTTCAGCTCCAGGAAAAAG CGCTGTTTGCGGTCCCTAAGAACTACAAGCTTGTGGCCGCGCCCCTCTTTGAGTTGTACGACAACGCCCCCGGCTACGGACCAATCATATCCAGCCTCCCGCAGCTGCTGAGCAG gttTAACTTCATCTACAACTAA